Proteins from one Thermococcus sp. M36 genomic window:
- a CDS encoding DUF2357 domain-containing protein: protein MECIDGEPFNDWRIFSAKAGCRAFKEEDRICLIEWTDYYIEGETLKTVIINGKPAKKLKNGLFMISFGNFVGLSELVLLFEGGKTTKVPVEVLSLKVSRMYPKLFSSFEGYGIEKLSRLQNAFVEALTGEILRYSSAIPFHLESPTGFSTLESDEPINELFAYHYLRSKGERIIEAFETVMHRMKRELVMEKEWLRPDEVDEVTPETLLSIVQHPEYLAPAGEGVLVANYLNGYVPTKVLGFRKYESFDTPENRFVKHFLNLLVEWSEKVIETFDEKKANLEPIKELLGELEFIGSDGLWEDVGEMTLFPYTSQTLLKGDGYRDLLELYREFTSYAPFFEELQRAIDNKDIAKLYEYWAFFRLIDELGAILGRKELKIHVLPAGELSESGDVYAEFDNGWRLYYNKRLTPMRWSYSVTLRPDFSLFTGSPNSKNAQLVGVFDAKFKVEVVDEREEIEDFDEEAEMAEKNGDYTTWAKLEDIYKMHTYRDALGCRFAVVVYPGERSTFFDVNGNKVDGFAIAHILAGNLDGVGYLRLIPEVEIW from the coding sequence ATGGAGTGTATTGATGGTGAGCCGTTCAATGACTGGAGAATATTCTCCGCTAAGGCAGGCTGTCGGGCATTTAAAGAGGAAGATAGAATCTGCCTGATTGAATGGACGGACTATTATATCGAAGGCGAGACTCTAAAAACGGTTATAATAAACGGCAAGCCTGCGAAAAAGCTCAAAAACGGGCTCTTTATGATATCCTTCGGAAATTTCGTTGGCCTTTCTGAATTGGTTCTCCTGTTTGAAGGCGGCAAGACAACAAAAGTTCCCGTTGAGGTTCTTTCGCTCAAAGTTTCGAGGATGTATCCAAAACTTTTTTCATCATTTGAAGGTTATGGTATTGAAAAGCTCTCACGCCTCCAGAACGCTTTTGTGGAGGCATTAACTGGCGAAATTCTTCGGTATTCGAGTGCCATCCCCTTCCACTTAGAGTCTCCCACTGGGTTCTCGACCTTGGAAAGCGATGAGCCGATCAACGAACTCTTTGCCTACCACTACCTCCGCTCGAAGGGTGAACGAATCATTGAGGCCTTTGAAACAGTGATGCACCGCATGAAGAGGGAACTGGTCATGGAGAAGGAATGGCTGAGGCCCGACGAGGTCGATGAGGTAACACCTGAAACTCTGCTCTCAATCGTCCAGCACCCGGAGTATCTGGCTCCAGCAGGAGAGGGTGTCCTGGTAGCCAATTACCTGAACGGCTATGTCCCCACCAAGGTTCTAGGATTTAGGAAGTACGAAAGCTTCGACACTCCCGAGAACCGGTTCGTAAAGCATTTCCTCAACCTACTCGTTGAGTGGAGCGAGAAGGTTATAGAAACCTTCGATGAAAAGAAGGCAAATCTGGAGCCGATCAAAGAACTCCTCGGGGAGCTTGAGTTCATAGGAAGCGATGGACTCTGGGAAGACGTTGGCGAGATGACGCTTTTTCCGTACACTTCACAGACGCTTTTGAAGGGCGACGGCTACCGCGACCTGCTTGAGCTTTACAGGGAGTTTACTTCCTATGCTCCGTTCTTCGAGGAGCTGCAGAGGGCGATAGACAACAAAGACATTGCCAAGCTGTACGAGTATTGGGCGTTCTTCAGGCTCATTGATGAGCTTGGGGCAATTCTCGGAAGGAAAGAGCTCAAAATCCATGTGCTTCCGGCGGGCGAGCTCTCCGAAAGCGGAGACGTTTACGCTGAATTCGACAATGGTTGGAGGCTCTACTACAACAAGCGGCTGACTCCAATGAGGTGGAGCTACTCGGTGACGTTAAGGCCGGACTTCTCGCTTTTCACAGGGAGCCCAAATAGCAAAAACGCACAGCTTGTAGGGGTTTTTGACGCCAAGTTCAAAGTCGAGGTGGTTGACGAACGGGAAGAAATAGAGGATTTCGATGAAGAGGCCGAGATGGCAGAGAAAAATGGCGACTACACCACCTGGGCGAAGCTTGAGGATATCTACAAGATGCACACATACCGGGACGCACTCGGGTGCAGGTTCGCGGTTGTGGTTTATCCTGGGGAGAGAAGCACGTTTTTTGATGTGAACGGGAACAAAGTCGACGGTTTCGCAATTGCCCATATTTTGGCCGGGAATCTGGATGGTGTTGGTTATTTGAGGCTGATTCCGGAGGTGGAAATATGGTAG
- a CDS encoding indolepyruvate oxidoreductase subunit beta encodes MKVKEYNIVIAGVGGQGVLTAANILGWAALHAGYKVRMGEVHGMSQRFGSVVSYVRFGEEVYGSMVPEGKGDVILGFEPVEALRYINHLRQGGMVVVNTKPIVPVQVSMGKARYPEIDEIKKIVEEDFKAKWIGFNAEELAIKAGHVVTTNTVLIGALTQIPEFPLDAEHVREVIRLSVPPKAVDINMKAFDLGIEAAKEILGL; translated from the coding sequence ATGAAGGTTAAGGAGTACAACATAGTCATCGCCGGTGTCGGCGGCCAGGGTGTCCTTACGGCCGCCAACATCCTTGGCTGGGCCGCCCTTCACGCCGGCTACAAGGTGAGGATGGGTGAGGTTCACGGCATGAGCCAGCGCTTTGGTAGCGTTGTCTCGTACGTCCGCTTCGGCGAAGAGGTCTACGGCTCGATGGTTCCCGAGGGCAAGGGCGACGTTATACTCGGCTTCGAGCCGGTGGAAGCTCTGAGATACATCAACCACCTCAGGCAGGGCGGAATGGTCGTCGTCAACACCAAGCCCATCGTTCCCGTCCAGGTCTCGATGGGTAAGGCCCGCTACCCGGAGATCGACGAGATAAAGAAGATCGTGGAAGAGGACTTCAAGGCCAAGTGGATAGGCTTCAACGCTGAGGAGCTCGCCATAAAGGCCGGTCACGTCGTCACGACCAACACAGTCCTCATCGGTGCGCTGACACAGATCCCCGAGTTCCCGCTCGACGCGGAGCACGTCAGGGAGGTCATAAGGCTCAGCGTCCCGCCGAAGGCTGTCGACATAAACATGAAGGCCTTCGACCTCGGAATTGAAGCCGCGAAAGAGATTCTGGGGCTCTGA
- the iorA gene encoding indolepyruvate ferredoxin oxidoreductase subunit alpha: MAKVTDMVLWDKPGEKVLLLGNQAIARGALEANIAVYAAYPGTPSSELTDTMAIVAKKAGVYMEYSTNEKVAFETALAAAWSGLRAMTAMKHVGLNVAADTFLSSVGMGVEGGFVIMVADDPSMWSSQNEQDTRVYGKFANVPVLEPSSPHEAKEMTEYAFELSEKFKHFVILRTTTRTSHARGDVVLGELPEEIKQGKRKFGKFNKDPNRFVDVPANARKFHPIILEKIEKIREEFNNMPFNWIEGDESAKVGIIAPGLAYAYVKEALHWLGVENVKVLKLGTPFPVPYGLLEKFMDGLEKVLIVEELEPVVEEQVKTWAYDRGLRIPIHGKDLVPRVYEMTTRRAVTAIAKFLGIDVPLDYGELDAKYNKALEIVPPRPPSLCPACPHRNSFYAIKKATRARGIYPSDIGCYTLGLLPPLNAVDTTVAMGGSIGIAHGLEIAQHGSMSEEQRKKEKKIIVATIGDSTFYHTGLPALANAIYNRSNILIVVLDNLVTAMTGDQPNPSTGQTPHGMGKRIPIEDVAKAMGADFVEVVDPYDTKKTYEVMKKALEVEGVSVVVSRQVCALYKIGQMRRRGEKWPIYYVDEDACTGCKVCINAYGCPAIYWDEERKQARIEPSMCWGCGGCAQICPFGAFKPVEEGEE, from the coding sequence ATGGCGAAAGTTACCGACATGGTTTTATGGGACAAGCCGGGGGAGAAGGTTCTCCTCCTCGGCAACCAGGCCATAGCGCGCGGTGCACTTGAGGCGAACATAGCGGTTTACGCCGCCTATCCAGGAACCCCCAGTTCAGAGCTTACCGACACAATGGCTATCGTTGCCAAGAAAGCCGGCGTATACATGGAGTACTCGACCAACGAGAAGGTCGCCTTCGAGACGGCTCTGGCCGCTGCATGGAGCGGTCTCCGTGCCATGACGGCGATGAAGCATGTCGGCCTCAATGTCGCGGCAGACACCTTCCTCAGCTCCGTCGGCATGGGCGTCGAGGGCGGCTTCGTCATAATGGTCGCCGACGACCCGAGCATGTGGAGCAGCCAGAACGAGCAGGACACCCGCGTTTACGGCAAGTTTGCCAACGTCCCGGTTCTTGAGCCGAGCTCGCCCCACGAGGCAAAGGAGATGACGGAGTACGCCTTCGAGCTCAGCGAGAAGTTCAAGCACTTTGTTATCCTCAGGACGACCACCAGAACCTCCCACGCGAGGGGGGACGTCGTCCTCGGCGAACTGCCCGAGGAGATAAAGCAGGGCAAGAGGAAGTTCGGAAAGTTCAACAAAGATCCGAACAGGTTCGTCGACGTCCCGGCAAACGCTAGGAAGTTCCACCCGATAATCCTGGAGAAGATAGAGAAGATCCGCGAGGAGTTCAATAACATGCCTTTCAACTGGATAGAGGGCGACGAGAGCGCGAAGGTCGGTATCATCGCCCCCGGATTGGCATACGCCTACGTCAAGGAAGCTCTCCACTGGCTCGGCGTCGAGAACGTCAAGGTCCTCAAGCTCGGAACCCCATTCCCGGTTCCCTATGGCCTGCTTGAGAAGTTCATGGACGGCCTTGAGAAGGTTCTCATCGTTGAGGAGCTCGAACCGGTCGTTGAGGAGCAGGTCAAGACCTGGGCGTACGACAGAGGTTTGAGGATCCCGATTCACGGGAAAGACCTCGTTCCACGCGTTTACGAGATGACCACCCGGAGGGCGGTTACCGCTATAGCCAAGTTCCTCGGTATTGATGTTCCGCTGGACTACGGGGAGCTCGACGCGAAGTACAACAAGGCCCTCGAGATAGTTCCGCCGAGGCCGCCGAGCCTCTGTCCAGCTTGCCCCCACAGGAACAGCTTCTACGCCATAAAGAAGGCCACCAGGGCGAGGGGCATCTACCCGAGCGACATAGGCTGCTACACCCTCGGTCTCCTCCCGCCGCTCAACGCGGTTGACACCACCGTCGCGATGGGCGGCTCAATAGGCATCGCCCACGGTCTTGAGATAGCCCAGCACGGTTCCATGAGCGAGGAGCAGAGGAAGAAGGAGAAGAAGATCATAGTGGCTACTATAGGCGACTCGACCTTCTACCACACCGGACTTCCCGCTCTGGCCAACGCCATCTACAACCGCTCCAACATCCTGATAGTCGTCCTCGACAACCTCGTTACCGCAATGACCGGCGACCAGCCGAACCCGAGCACCGGTCAGACCCCCCATGGCATGGGTAAGAGGATTCCGATAGAGGACGTCGCTAAAGCAATGGGCGCCGACTTCGTCGAGGTCGTTGACCCCTACGACACAAAGAAGACCTACGAGGTCATGAAGAAGGCCCTCGAGGTCGAAGGAGTCAGCGTCGTCGTGTCGAGACAGGTCTGTGCCCTCTACAAGATAGGCCAGATGAGGAGGAGAGGCGAGAAGTGGCCGATATACTACGTCGACGAGGACGCCTGCACCGGCTGTAAGGTCTGTATCAACGCCTACGGATGTCCGGCCATCTACTGGGACGAGGAGAGGAAGCAGGCGAGGATAGAGCCCAGCATGTGCTGGGGCTGCGGTGGGTGTGCGCAGATCTGTCCGTTCGGTGCCTTCAAGCCCGTGGAGGAGGGAGAGGAATGA
- a CDS encoding acetate--CoA ligase family protein: MTFDYFFKPKAIAVIGASNDPLKLGYEVFKNLKNYRDGKVYPINVKDDEVQGVKAYRNVKDIPDEVDLAVVVVPKRFVKQTIIDCGKKGVKGIILITAGFGEVGEEGKKEERELVEIAHRYGMRIVGPNCVGIMNTHNDMNATFVMNAKKGDIAFISQSGALGAGIIYKTVKEGIGFSKFVSIGNMADVDFAEFMEYLADTKEDKAIALYIEGLKDGRRFMEVAKRVTKKKPVIVLKAGRSESGARAASSHTGSLAGSWRIYEAAFKQSGVIVAETIDDMLSMARAFTQPLPKGNRVAIMTNAGGPGVLTADAIDRLGLKLADLEESTIEELRSFLPPMAAVKNPVDMIASARGEDYYRTAKALLEDPNVDMLISICVVPTFAGMTSTEHAEGVVRAVKEVNNGKPVLGLFMAGYVSEKAKEVLEANGIPSYERPEDVAAGAYALVEFAKARGVLKEE, translated from the coding sequence ATGACGTTTGACTATTTCTTCAAGCCGAAGGCTATAGCTGTCATCGGGGCATCAAACGACCCCCTCAAGCTCGGCTATGAAGTCTTCAAGAACCTCAAGAACTACAGAGACGGAAAGGTCTATCCCATCAACGTCAAGGACGATGAAGTCCAGGGAGTCAAGGCCTACAGGAACGTGAAGGACATCCCCGACGAGGTCGACCTCGCGGTCGTTGTAGTCCCGAAGCGCTTCGTCAAGCAGACGATAATAGACTGCGGCAAAAAGGGCGTCAAAGGAATAATCCTCATCACGGCGGGCTTCGGAGAGGTCGGAGAGGAAGGGAAGAAGGAAGAGAGGGAGCTCGTCGAGATAGCCCATAGGTATGGCATGAGGATAGTCGGCCCGAACTGTGTCGGCATAATGAACACCCACAACGACATGAACGCCACCTTCGTGATGAACGCGAAGAAGGGCGACATAGCCTTCATAAGCCAGAGCGGTGCCCTTGGAGCAGGAATCATCTACAAGACCGTCAAGGAAGGGATAGGTTTCTCGAAGTTCGTGAGCATTGGCAACATGGCGGATGTGGATTTTGCTGAGTTCATGGAATACCTCGCCGACACCAAGGAGGACAAGGCGATAGCGCTCTACATCGAGGGCCTCAAGGACGGGAGGCGCTTCATGGAGGTCGCTAAGAGGGTGACCAAAAAGAAGCCCGTCATAGTCCTTAAGGCCGGAAGGAGCGAGAGTGGAGCTAGAGCCGCTTCGAGCCACACCGGTTCCCTCGCTGGAAGCTGGCGCATCTACGAGGCCGCCTTCAAGCAGAGCGGTGTCATAGTCGCGGAGACTATAGACGACATGCTCAGCATGGCTCGCGCTTTCACCCAGCCCCTCCCGAAGGGCAACAGGGTCGCGATAATGACCAACGCCGGCGGCCCGGGCGTCCTCACCGCCGATGCGATAGACAGGCTTGGCCTCAAGCTGGCAGATCTCGAGGAGAGCACGATTGAGGAGCTCCGCTCGTTTCTGCCCCCGATGGCTGCAGTCAAGAACCCCGTTGACATGATAGCAAGCGCGAGGGGCGAGGACTACTACAGGACCGCAAAGGCCCTCCTCGAAGACCCGAACGTTGACATGCTCATAAGCATCTGTGTCGTCCCCACCTTCGCGGGGATGACCTCGACCGAGCACGCTGAGGGCGTTGTCAGGGCCGTTAAGGAGGTCAACAACGGCAAGCCCGTCCTCGGCCTCTTCATGGCGGGCTACGTGAGTGAAAAGGCCAAGGAAGTCCTCGAAGCTAACGGAATTCCAAGCTACGAGAGGCCCGAGGATGTTGCTGCCGGCGCTTATGCGCTCGTGGAGTTTGCGAAGGCAAGGGGAGTTTTGAAGGAGGAGTGA
- a CDS encoding metal-dependent hydrolase, with product MVKVKFLGHAAFLIEGSKKILIDPFLTGNPKAAAKPEELEADLILITHAHGDHIGDAVAIAQRTGAKIVAMYDIANYLVEGNQGITTIGMNYGPTEVDGVKIVQVPAWHSSSDGKYSIGSACGYIVELDGVKIYHAGDTFVFRDMELFNELYGPIDVALLPIGGHFTMGPREAAKAVELLKPKRVVPMHYSTWPPISADPEEFKRRVGDRAEVVVLEPGEELEL from the coding sequence ATGGTGAAGGTGAAGTTTCTCGGCCATGCTGCTTTCCTGATCGAGGGGAGCAAGAAGATCCTGATAGACCCGTTCCTCACGGGCAACCCCAAGGCGGCCGCAAAGCCGGAAGAGCTTGAGGCAGACCTGATCCTCATAACCCACGCCCACGGAGACCACATCGGCGACGCCGTTGCCATAGCGCAGAGGACCGGGGCAAAGATAGTCGCCATGTACGACATAGCCAACTACCTCGTCGAGGGCAACCAGGGGATAACGACCATCGGCATGAACTACGGCCCGACAGAGGTTGACGGGGTTAAGATCGTCCAGGTTCCGGCCTGGCACTCCAGCAGCGACGGTAAGTACAGCATAGGCAGTGCCTGCGGCTACATCGTCGAGCTCGATGGCGTTAAGATATACCACGCGGGCGACACCTTCGTGTTCAGGGACATGGAGCTCTTTAACGAGCTCTACGGGCCCATTGACGTCGCACTCCTCCCGATAGGCGGACACTTCACCATGGGGCCGAGGGAGGCAGCCAAGGCCGTCGAGCTGTTGAAGCCCAAGAGGGTCGTCCCCATGCACTACAGCACCTGGCCTCCAATTTCAGCAGACCCGGAGGAGTTTAAGAGGCGGGTTGGCGACAGGGCCGAAGTCGTCGTCCTTGAACCCGGAGAGGAGCTTGAACTCTGA
- a CDS encoding cell wall-binding repeat-containing protein: protein MVKRAVAVAFIVLVLSSFLIPHASAQNGEGVPKYDLIIVRNDDLIDYIVALPYAKMLDVPILPVNPKELDPGTIAQLQSYAQFGWNHVLIIGDSQAVSDRVQDELLNMGFTVERIGGAVRTETAAKLALQFYPNGYETVVVASSSDYGSALAAARWAMIYGYPLLLTQEDALSDSTANALKKLNPKLVLLMGAGMSKDVEAKIRSMGYETYWYRENLKIEIPEQPKRTDWAAIAMAVILSLAVAVPVSIYYAKKRWATNRVPIEVLTEKERIVVKAILEKGGTVKQEELPEMTGYSRPTISRIIQELEKKQLVEREKVGKTFTVKLTKEIVIRD from the coding sequence ATGGTAAAAAGGGCCGTCGCTGTAGCGTTCATCGTGCTGGTGCTCTCGTCCTTCCTGATCCCCCACGCGTCTGCCCAGAACGGTGAGGGCGTGCCGAAGTACGACCTCATAATCGTGAGGAACGACGACCTTATCGACTACATCGTCGCGCTCCCCTACGCCAAGATGCTCGACGTCCCGATCCTTCCTGTGAACCCGAAGGAGCTGGATCCCGGCACCATTGCCCAGCTCCAGAGCTATGCCCAGTTCGGGTGGAACCACGTCCTGATAATAGGCGATTCCCAAGCGGTCAGCGACAGGGTTCAGGACGAGCTCCTCAACATGGGATTCACTGTTGAGAGAATAGGTGGCGCCGTCAGAACCGAAACTGCCGCGAAGCTTGCCCTCCAGTTCTACCCCAACGGCTACGAGACCGTTGTGGTCGCCAGCTCAAGCGACTACGGCTCCGCACTGGCGGCGGCGAGGTGGGCAATGATATACGGCTACCCCCTACTCCTCACCCAGGAAGATGCACTCTCAGACTCAACAGCAAACGCTCTGAAAAAGCTCAACCCGAAGCTGGTGCTCCTCATGGGGGCCGGGATGTCCAAAGATGTTGAGGCGAAAATCAGATCCATGGGCTACGAGACGTACTGGTACAGGGAAAACCTCAAAATAGAGATCCCAGAACAGCCGAAAAGAACGGACTGGGCGGCCATAGCTATGGCCGTTATTCTTTCCCTGGCAGTAGCGGTTCCGGTTTCCATATACTATGCCAAGAAGCGCTGGGCCACCAACAGGGTGCCAATAGAAGTGCTCACCGAGAAGGAGCGCATAGTCGTCAAAGCGATACTTGAAAAGGGCGGGACTGTCAAGCAGGAGGAGCTCCCGGAGATGACCGGCTATTCAAGGCCCACGATAAGCAGGATAATCCAGGAGCTTGAGAAAAAGCAACTGGTGGAGAGGGAGAAGGTCGGCAAGACGTTCACGGTGAAGCTCACAAAGGAGATAGTGATCAGGGATTGA
- a CDS encoding C2H2-type zinc finger protein has protein sequence MAVLKAVRFKDRDGELYFRCPRCGMVFRRSRDYIRHVNRAHGHLFRK, from the coding sequence ATGGCGGTGCTGAAGGCCGTCAGATTCAAGGACAGGGACGGAGAGCTCTACTTCCGCTGCCCCAGGTGCGGTATGGTCTTCCGCAGGAGCAGGGACTACATAAGGCACGTCAACAGGGCGCACGGCCATCTCTTCAGGAAGTGA
- a CDS encoding glycosyltransferase family 4 protein yields MRIALVSDWYYPKIGGVASHIHSLALKLAGRGHEVSIVTNDLETGKEGELAEYGIELVRVPGRVSPVLGINLGQSVVSSKEMGSFLQDCDVVHSHHAFTPLALKAVKAGRNMGKATLLTTHSISFSYESRLWEALGLTIPLFSRYLKYPHEIIAVSRAAGAFIGHFTDVPVRVIPNGVDDGRFRPLSREEKEAVKDELGLEGRVVLYVSRMSPRKGPHVLLNAFQDITRSNDDVTLLMVGSGEMLPFLKAQARFLRMDDRVRFMGYVPGEELPKIFGIADLFVLPSITAEAFGIVILEAMASGVPVVATDVGGIPEVIRESESGLLVPPGNEPALRSAMEALLSDERLAHRLGENGRKAVEERYSWSKVVVEIEKAYEDALQKV; encoded by the coding sequence ATGAGAATAGCGCTCGTAAGCGACTGGTACTACCCGAAGATCGGCGGTGTCGCCAGCCACATCCACAGCCTTGCCCTGAAGCTCGCTGGGAGGGGACACGAGGTCTCAATAGTGACCAACGATCTGGAAACCGGGAAGGAGGGGGAGCTCGCGGAGTATGGGATAGAGCTGGTCAGGGTGCCCGGCAGGGTGAGCCCGGTGCTGGGAATAAACCTGGGGCAGTCTGTGGTTTCCAGCAAGGAAATGGGGAGCTTCCTCCAGGACTGCGACGTTGTCCACTCCCACCACGCCTTCACGCCGCTGGCCCTTAAAGCGGTAAAGGCAGGTAGGAATATGGGAAAGGCGACACTGCTGACAACACACAGCATATCCTTTTCCTACGAGTCCCGGCTGTGGGAGGCACTAGGTCTCACGATCCCCCTCTTCAGCAGGTACCTGAAGTACCCCCACGAGATAATAGCTGTGAGCAGGGCCGCCGGGGCGTTTATAGGCCACTTTACCGACGTGCCGGTCAGGGTGATCCCCAACGGGGTTGATGACGGGCGCTTCAGGCCCCTTTCCAGGGAAGAGAAGGAGGCAGTAAAAGATGAACTGGGCCTGGAGGGCAGGGTTGTTCTGTACGTAAGCAGGATGTCGCCCAGGAAGGGCCCTCACGTTCTCCTTAATGCATTCCAGGACATCACGAGGAGCAACGACGATGTGACCCTGCTCATGGTGGGCTCGGGGGAGATGCTCCCGTTCCTGAAGGCCCAGGCGAGGTTCCTCAGGATGGATGACAGGGTTAGGTTCATGGGCTACGTCCCCGGCGAGGAGCTTCCGAAGATCTTTGGAATCGCCGACCTCTTTGTTCTCCCCTCCATTACCGCCGAAGCGTTCGGGATTGTGATACTTGAGGCCATGGCCTCAGGGGTACCTGTTGTTGCAACCGACGTTGGCGGCATACCCGAGGTCATCAGGGAGAGCGAAAGTGGTCTTCTGGTCCCCCCTGGAAACGAACCTGCCCTTAGAAGCGCCATGGAAGCACTTCTGTCTGACGAGAGGCTGGCGCACAGGCTTGGAGAAAACGGAAGGAAGGCGGTTGAAGAGCGCTACTCTTGGTCAAAGGTGGTGGTGGAGATAGAAAAGGCTTATGAGGACGCGCTCCAAAAGGTCTAA
- a CDS encoding UbiA prenyltransferase family protein: MASITAIVKNLRPLDGRAYVALIGLAILMNYRPGLEGAAAVSFLAGVLFVWYSFSINNCFDVDTDSKNPRKLHKNPVASGELTFREGIVTSLSLSLLGTLLAYTLSWPSFVVYLSMVFLATVYSAPPRLKARPALDVLVHGLFFGFLPFVYGSLVDGTLSKNELLIAAAVGLYSFSLELRNHLEDYESDLSAGLRTTPAVIGKRRSETLVAVFSGLTLVLLLAALNPVLGLVGGAFYGFRDNYRLSDAAVVVLLVFHALGAVV; this comes from the coding sequence ATGGCATCCATTACTGCGATCGTTAAGAATCTCCGGCCGTTGGACGGGCGAGCGTACGTGGCCCTCATAGGCCTCGCCATTCTCATGAACTACCGGCCAGGGCTCGAGGGGGCCGCGGCGGTCTCCTTCCTGGCTGGAGTGCTGTTTGTGTGGTACTCATTTTCGATAAACAACTGTTTTGATGTTGATACCGACTCAAAAAATCCCCGGAAGCTGCATAAAAATCCCGTGGCGTCGGGAGAGCTCACTTTCCGGGAGGGAATCGTGACATCCCTGTCCCTCTCCCTCCTGGGCACGCTCCTTGCGTACACCCTTAGCTGGCCGTCGTTCGTCGTGTACCTCTCGATGGTCTTCCTAGCCACCGTGTACTCCGCACCCCCGAGGCTCAAGGCCAGACCTGCCCTGGACGTCCTGGTGCACGGGCTGTTCTTTGGATTCCTGCCCTTCGTATACGGGTCTCTGGTGGACGGCACCCTCTCAAAAAACGAACTGCTCATAGCGGCAGCAGTGGGCCTCTACTCTTTCTCTCTGGAGCTCAGGAACCACCTTGAGGACTATGAAAGCGATCTCTCCGCCGGCCTAAGAACCACGCCTGCAGTCATAGGGAAGAGGCGTTCGGAGACCCTAGTTGCAGTTTTTTCGGGCCTTACCCTCGTCCTCCTTCTCGCGGCCCTGAACCCTGTGCTTGGGCTGGTTGGAGGGGCGTTTTACGGGTTCAGGGACAACTACAGGCTGAGCGATGCCGCGGTTGTTGTACTCTTGGTGTTCCATGCGCTGGGGGCGGTGGTCTGA